The following is a genomic window from Pseudochaenichthys georgianus chromosome 9, fPseGeo1.2, whole genome shotgun sequence.
cgaacctcctggtggacaccggtggtcagggaagccgtccgactgaagaaggaggccttcagggatttgttatcccgggggactcccgaggcagttgcaaggtaccgacaggcccgaagggcagcagcctcatccgtggccgaggcaaagcagcgggtgtgggagaagtttggagaagacatggagaaggactttcgggcggcaccaaagttgttctggaaaactgtccgacacctcaggagggggaagcagggaaccatccaagctgtgtacagtaaggatgggacgttgttgacctcaactgatggagtgttggggcgttggaaggaacactttgaggaactcctgaacccgacaactccgccctctatgttagaggcagagctggagtatgacgggggatcaacaccaatctcccggtgggaggtcactgaggtcgttaaacaactccacagtggcaaagccccgggggtggatgagatccgcccggaaatgctgaaggctctgggtgttgagggactgtcatggttgacacgtctcatcaacgttgcgtggaagtcggaaacagtgccgaaggagtggcagaccggggtggtggtcccccttttcaaaaagggggatcagagggtgtgtgccaattacagaggcatcacactactcagcctccccgggaaagtttactccaaggtacttgaaaggagggtcaggccgattgtcgaacctcagattgaggaggaacaatgcggattccgtcctggtcgtggaacgacggatcagctttttactctcgcaaggatcctggagggggcctgggagtacgcttatccggtctacatgtgttttgtagacttggagaaggcgtatgaccgggttcccagggagttactgtgggaggtgctgcgggagtatggggtgagggggtctctactcagggccatccaatctctgtactcccaaagcgagagctgtgtccgggtcctcggcagtaagtcggacccatttccggtgagggttggcctccgccagggctgcgctttgtcaccaatcctgtttgtaatatacatggatcggatttcgaggcgtagtcgtgggggggggggtctgcagttcggtggagtaaggattgcaccactgctttttgcagatgatgtggttctgatggcttcatcggtctgcgaccttcagcactcactggatcggttcgcaaccgagtgtgaagcggctgggatgaggatcagcacctccaaatctgaggccatggttctcagcaggaaaccgatggactgtccactccaagtagggaatgagtccttaccccaagtgaaggagttcaagtatctcggggtcttgttctcgagtgagggaacaatggagcgtgagatgggccggagaatcggagcagcgggagcggtattgcagtcgctttaccgcaccgttgtgacgaaaagggagctgagtcagaaggcaaagctctctgtctaccgggccattttcgttcctaccctcacctatggtcatgaaggatgggtcatgaccgaaagaacgagatcgcggatacaagcggccgagatgggtttcctccgccgggtggctggtgtctcccttagagataaggtgagaagttcggtcatcagggagggactcggagttgagccgctcctccttcgcgtcgaaagaagccagttgaggtggttcgggcacctagttaggatgccacctgggcgcctccctagggaggtgttccaggcacgtccagctgggaagagaccaaggggtagacctaggaccaggtggagggattatatctcttcgctggcctgggagcgccttgggatcccccagtcagagctggttgatgtcgccagggaaaagaaagtttggggctctctgctggaactgctacccccgcgacccgaccacggataagcgggagaagatggatggatggatggatggatctgTTGCGATATGAAATTCATATTTGAACTTTGGACCACAGCGCAAACTGTTAAAACTGTCATATTAAAACTTTAAAGATAgcctttttttaatgtttgtgTTGAGGGTGTTTTCTCTTTACAGTAACAGGAAGCTTAAAGCAATTAAAACACACTCATTTTTAGAGCAAGATAATAAAGCCTACACCAAAATGTCCCAACAGACAGGTTTCTGATACTGCCTCGAGCTGCTGTGCACAGAGCAGAGCCTGGACCCTGTGCTGTCTCTACCTGGATCGAGCTGCCAGTATGGCTTTATGAGCAGGTCGTGGGTGTCCGTCTAACAGCAGCACGATGTCGCAGAACTCCAGGCCGCCTCCCTCCAGGTACGCCTTCATGTCCTGCACCAGGGACGTCCCGATGTCCACAGGCTGGTCTGAGTACAGCCTGAGAGGAGACTGCTGCTTCCGTCGCACAATCTCCACAATCAGGGGGGTGGACAGACGCTCAAACTCCTTCGTCATGATCACCAGGTTGAAGTGGGACTCCTTCACCACAAAATTAAGGCAATGTTCCTTGAGGAAGAATAAAACATGTCAGGATGAGTCATAAGCGCAAGAGTAGATATAGCAATTATTCTACTGAAGGCACTCTGAACTTCAACCACTGGAGGGCAGTAGAAAGGACATTTCAGCTGTGTTTCATAGTTATCCAGATGTACCTTGAGTTGGTCCAGTTGCAGCTTGTTTGCGTTTTCACAAACACTGAGAACGTTCTGCAGGTCGACAAATGCCTCGATGTACTGCACACACAGCTGCTCCAGGCGGGAAAGCTGGAAACTAAGGGCCAGTTTGTACACATCCATTATTAGGAGAACATCCTGGACATGACCTATTGGAGAGAAACAAGGAAAGGACAAATCATCCGTGTGTTCTCGTCAGGCTACAATCTAAAGGCTGATAGACAGGTGGATCAGAAAGAGACGGTACCTCTGCGTGGGTACTGGATCTTGTCCGTGTAGAGAAACTGCATTAAGACTTCAAAGGGCTGGGCCTCTGCTTCCCTGATGCATACCTCGAGCATCGGCCTGTTGCCTGCTGGGAAATCCCTCGGGGCTCCTGTTGCCCCATCGTCACTTTCTTCGCCGTTGTCCTGTTTATTTTTCTGCAGATTATGTAACACTTGGTTTAACATTCAGGCAGAGGTTCCTCTACAGCAGTGACCTCCTGCTGCTGCTACAACTTGATATAATACAGACAGCTAATGTTTAATAAAAGACAGATCTTTCTTTCTGGACATAAAACATAAATGCATTTTGATGGTAAAGGTAGGTTTGCgtaaaatatttgtttataTTTAATTGCAAATTAGCTTTAGCTTATAGTGATTGGTTCTTTCTTGTTACGCCCCATTGTTGATGTACTTTATGTGCTCATACTCGGGAAATCCTGAATGCTAGAAATGATCTCAAGTGgcagttattttatttgtggGACAAACAATCAAAGTGTCATTTATATTGTTATGTGATTGTGTGGTAAAGGTGTATTATTTGGAAAGCTCATTTGGACTCTTCTGCTTCTCTTTGCTGTTTGACACCAGAATGAGGAGCTGGGAGTTTTGTCAATATGATATAATTACTGTAATATCAGGCAAAAGATATGATAGTTATCATTTCATGACAATGCGTTTTCTTTATCTTCCTGTCAGTGTGATTAAAATTAGGTTCCCTTCGTCTCAGAGGAAATGATACTTGCTCTGACCTGTCGCTGCCTATCCCAAGCCTGCAGGATTTTCTTCCGCAGCCACTGACATCTTGCCGTCACTATGGCAATATGCCCCAAGACTTTCTCCGCCCTCTGTTAAAACACAACAAGGAGTCAAACAGACGGACAAATCATTATAGTTGGATGATGATAATGTCACCACGTCGTGTTAATAAGCCGTTTAAAAGCTTACAAACCCACCTCGCCCAGAATAAACTCCACATCACAGAACTGACGATTCTCAAACAGTTTGCCATAGTCTTCATGGAGAGTACACTGGGGGTAGCAGGAGAACTGCGAgaagaaaaaataaaagtcAAAACCTAGAGCACTTTTAAAGCTAGCCTCCAAAAAAGCTTGACAGTTGAATTATCCAAAGGTTATGATCTTTTTCTTCAggcattaaaggtcccatgtcacggccatttctactgatcataattccattgttgagctcTACTAAGATAAatgtatattgtgcaattttccaaaatgatatttctcatacagcatctctgtaaagtatgtgtattcactctgtcctaaacggcttgttggagctcctgcccctccctgtgagcccagtggcgagACACCgcgagaaacacacacacacacacacacacacacacacacacacacacacacacacacacacacacacacacacacacacacacacacacacacacacacacacacacacacacacacacacacacacacacacacacacacacacacacacacacacacacacacactgggagtttgtgtgtgtgcccaggctgagttccgctgTGTCTCGCTGACCCCACACCAAtgagccagctcacactgtcccgctcctcgcagcagcgagcctcgcaacgtcgcgccgagtgcgtgtgtgtgtgtgtgtgaggaagttcaCTGATTGGTcaaaacgtaacggctccacggacgtaacggctccacggacgtaacgtaacggctgcgCGGATTGGTACATTTGGACCAAtctgcggagccgttacgtaaTGTCACTATATccgaaatacgtcactatacccaagaagtaaacaacggaaaaagagaaatctccaacgaggcgttctggggcagcacagacatgttagagttttactgggcgactgtggctgcgagggagtgcggtcgtctttcaaccagaaggttgtgggtttgatcccagcccatgcagtcaacatgtcgatgtatccttgggcaagatacttaaccccgagttgctcccgatggcatggccaacggtgtgtgcatgtgtatgcATGTTAGGTCCagatacactgctctgtatgaatgggtgtgaatgggtgaacgacatgtagtatgtaaagcgctttgaggggtcttaaagactggataaagcgctatataagtacagtccatttaccatttactcgctacagggtgtactttgagggtttgtgactctgcagaccgtctacatgcagaaaaaccttcataacacacaaggggacgggtaataaccagaaaagcatcacatgggacctttaaagcctTTTGATCAGGTGCTTGTATATTCCAACGCTCACCTGGAATCTGTACATCTCCCCGCTGCGCACATTGTTGTCCACAGTTCCTCCAAAAATGTACATGGCATCTTGAATCACAGCAGCAGCATGGAAGAGTCTACCACTGGGCATCTGAGAGGATAGAGCGAGAGCAAGGAGATTGTTCAAAATAGGAGGGAGAATCGCACAAACAGGGTGTCACTAAAAGCAGCACCCATGTTGTTGTGATCAACACTGACTCTGCTGCAAAGGAGTCGTGACACTTCATATAAACACCAGGGTTTCACAAAATTCAAATATTCACAATAAAATGGAGAATGTCCCGTACAATGTTGAATGAGGAGTAGAGGaactcaaaaataaaaaaagacagtACTCACACATTCACTGGAATACTGTGTCTAAACAGAAGGGGTTACATTAAACAAGAGTCATGAAAATAGGGATGGTAATTAAGCACCAACatgttatttttaattattcttGCACTTATATTTTCTATTGACACAGATCTTTTAAGTCCATCTGGTTCATACCTCACTGTCCATGCTGGGATGGATCACCTCCCAGCTCTGAGAGTCCACATCGTAGGAGTGCAGTTCGTTGGGTAAAGTGTTGTCAGCCGCTCCTCCAAATACATACAGGTGGCGATCAAAGGCAACCATAGTGTGGCCGTAACGTCTCTGCGGAGGGGGCGGGGAGCCTCGCAGGAGGTGTTCGGTCGGGATGCGTGTCCACCTGATGAGATTGATTCATGGTTGGTCCAATTAAACAACTACAGGAGGAGTGACTGAGGTGAGCCGTAGCTAAGGGTGTACTCACATGTGGCCCTTGAACTCAAACTGGAAGAGGTTGTTGGTGATCTTGGCTCCACTCTGACCAGAAAACACAAACATCTTGTTCCTGCATACGGCTACAGGGAAGTTGCAGCACGAAGGAGGAATCTCCCCACTCTGTTCGATCTGATGGCACAAAGGCAGAGACCttaacacatactgtacagtgaTGGGAAACGTTATTGTTCTTTCTGTCATAACGTATTATACTTGCCTCCTCCCAACACGCATGTTCTCGATCTTGCAGATTGATGGTCCACATGTCATTCAGCCTGAACAAGGGGGAAATGTCTGTCAATGTTATATGCACAAAAAAGACTTTTGTCAATTGTGAAAAACACTAATAATATGTTAAACATACCTAGCATTTCCATCATAGCCAGCAAATATCCACAGTTTATCACTATAGACCGTGGCCCCATGTGCAGAGCGTGCCACTGGCAAGCTGAAACAGAGATAAAGGACATCAGGGCTGAATTTAGTTTTAGGTTATCACATAGATGTAATGCCcccaaacatttcaaaatagctGTGTTTCCGGGTGTAAGAAAGACACTACTCCCAGCAATGTAAGGTGAACAAGGTCTTGCACTGAGGACAGTTCATTATAGAAACTGAACCACAGACACATGGAGAGGGAACACAACAAAATCAGCAACTGTCTTTGAAAAaggaaatataataatatatcataAAAACACAACTTGATCATATTAGAAAATACTAAACAGTACCTCCCCTCCACTTTCCATTCAGTCCACTGCCCTGTTGCAAACTTGTACTCAAaaaggtcatttttgtttttcagGTTTGAGTTTGAGTAGATGTCTCCGGTGTAGCCCCCTGAAAAATATGAGGTCACGCATCAATACCACCTGAATTCAAAATGGGTTTACCTAATTCATTATTGTATTATAAAGAAATACGGGttaccaaaaacaaacatgCTGCTGCCATAGACGACAGCTGAATGGTGATATCTGGGAGCAGGGGGAGTTCCAGTGGTGAAGGCTCTGTCGTGAATATCATACAACAGTCAATACATCATCAGCCAGTAGTTCTTTTATTTGCTCATTTAAGTTGCACGAGTGTTTTTGCTGCAATCTCACCGACACCATGAGCAGTCCTTCACATCAAAGCGGAGCAAGTCGTTCAGCATGTTCTTCCTATTTAGAAAGACAACATATAAACCCATGTGATGAAGTGAACAGTACCTATAAAGGAGAAATGCTTGCCACTGACAATCTCTACTCACCCATTATCTCCCCCAAACACATAAATGGCATCCCTGTATGCCACAACAGTGTGCTTACTGC
Proteins encoded in this region:
- the lztr1 gene encoding leucine-zipper-like transcriptional regulator 1 isoform X2; this translates as MSCKSTKVAPSVDFDHSCSDSVEYLTLNFGPYETVHRWRRLPPCDEFVGARRSKHTVVAYRDAIYVFGGDNGKNMLNDLLRFDVKDCSWCRAFTTGTPPAPRYHHSAVVYGSSMFVFGGYTGDIYSNSNLKNKNDLFEYKFATGQWTEWKVEGSLPVARSAHGATVYSDKLWIFAGYDGNARLNDMWTINLQDREHACWEEIEQSGEIPPSCCNFPVAVCRNKMFVFSGQSGAKITNNLFQFEFKGHMWTRIPTEHLLRGSPPPPQRRYGHTMVAFDRHLYVFGGAADNTLPNELHSYDVDSQSWEVIHPSMDSEMPSGRLFHAAAVIQDAMYIFGGTVDNNVRSGEMYRFQFSCYPQCTLHEDYGKLFENRQFCDVEFILGERAEKVLGHIAIVTARCQWLRKKILQAWDRQRQKNKQDNGEESDDGATGAPRDFPAGNRPMLEVCIREAEAQPFEVLMQFLYTDKIQYPRRGHVQDVLLIMDVYKLALSFQLSRLEQLCVQYIEAFVDLQNVLSVCENANKLQLDQLKEHCLNFVVKESHFNLVIMTKEFERLSTPLIVEIVRRKQQSPLRLYSDQPVDIGTSLVQDMKAYLEGGGLEFCDIVLLLDGHPRPAHKAILAARSSYFEAMFRSFMPVDGQVNISIGEMVPSKQAFESMLRYIYYGDVNMPPEDSLYLFAAPYYYGFSNNRLQAYCKQNLEMNVTVENVLQILEAADKTQALDMKKHCLHIIVHQFIKVSKLPNLRSLSQLLLLDIIESLATHISDKQCAEMGSDI
- the lztr1 gene encoding leucine-zipper-like transcriptional regulator 1 isoform X1, giving the protein MSCKSTKVAPSVDFDHSCSDSVEYLTLNFGPYETVHRWRRLPPCDEFVGARRSKHTVVAYRDAIYVFGGDNGKNMLNDLLRFDVKDCSWCRAFTTGTPPAPRYHHSAVVYGSSMFVFGGYTGDIYSNSNLKNKNDLFEYKFATGQWTEWKVEGSLPVARSAHGATVYSDKLWIFAGYDGNARLNDMWTINLQDREHACWEEIEQSGEIPPSCCNFPVAVCRNKMFVFSGQSGAKITNNLFQFEFKGHMWTRIPTEHLLRGSPPPPQRRYGHTMVAFDRHLYVFGGAADNTLPNELHSYDVDSQSWEVIHPSMDSETQYSSECMPSGRLFHAAAVIQDAMYIFGGTVDNNVRSGEMYRFQFSCYPQCTLHEDYGKLFENRQFCDVEFILGERAEKVLGHIAIVTARCQWLRKKILQAWDRQRQKNKQDNGEESDDGATGAPRDFPAGNRPMLEVCIREAEAQPFEVLMQFLYTDKIQYPRRGHVQDVLLIMDVYKLALSFQLSRLEQLCVQYIEAFVDLQNVLSVCENANKLQLDQLKEHCLNFVVKESHFNLVIMTKEFERLSTPLIVEIVRRKQQSPLRLYSDQPVDIGTSLVQDMKAYLEGGGLEFCDIVLLLDGHPRPAHKAILAARSSYFEAMFRSFMPVDGQVNISIGEMVPSKQAFESMLRYIYYGDVNMPPEDSLYLFAAPYYYGFSNNRLQAYCKQNLEMNVTVENVLQILEAADKTQALDMKKHCLHIIVHQFIKVSKLPNLRSLSQLLLLDIIESLATHISDKQCAEMGSDI
- the lztr1 gene encoding leucine-zipper-like transcriptional regulator 1 isoform X3 encodes the protein MRQFIAGEDSLHVMSLLVQGNMLTDERSKHTVVAYRDAIYVFGGDNGKNMLNDLLRFDVKDCSWCRAFTTGTPPAPRYHHSAVVYGSSMFVFGGYTGDIYSNSNLKNKNDLFEYKFATGQWTEWKVEGSLPVARSAHGATVYSDKLWIFAGYDGNARLNDMWTINLQDREHACWEEIEQSGEIPPSCCNFPVAVCRNKMFVFSGQSGAKITNNLFQFEFKGHMWTRIPTEHLLRGSPPPPQRRYGHTMVAFDRHLYVFGGAADNTLPNELHSYDVDSQSWEVIHPSMDSETQYSSECMPSGRLFHAAAVIQDAMYIFGGTVDNNVRSGEMYRFQFSCYPQCTLHEDYGKLFENRQFCDVEFILGERAEKVLGHIAIVTARCQWLRKKILQAWDRQRQKNKQDNGEESDDGATGAPRDFPAGNRPMLEVCIREAEAQPFEVLMQFLYTDKIQYPRRGHVQDVLLIMDVYKLALSFQLSRLEQLCVQYIEAFVDLQNVLSVCENANKLQLDQLKEHCLNFVVKESHFNLVIMTKEFERLSTPLIVEIVRRKQQSPLRLYSDQPVDIGTSLVQDMKAYLEGGGLEFCDIVLLLDGHPRPAHKAILAARSSYFEAMFRSFMPVDGQVNISIGEMVPSKQAFESMLRYIYYGDVNMPPEDSLYLFAAPYYYGFSNNRLQAYCKQNLEMNVTVENVLQILEAADKTQALDMKKHCLHIIVHQFIKVSKLPNLRSLSQLLLLDIIESLATHISDKQCAEMGSDI